A portion of the Deinococcus peraridilitoris DSM 19664 genome contains these proteins:
- a CDS encoding ABC transporter ATP-binding protein encodes MLQVLSELAPYLRRHTRQYLLGTVAVVMTALFITATPRVLALAIDALRSGGAGNGELRRYGLTIALLALSAAVFNLMQRRQMIVASRQIEAELRHDLFSRLTTLDRAFYDRSRTGDLMNLMTSDLATVREVLGPGFNMGSRVTLIAVGALIGMLALQPALGALIAVAVPALIVVAALLRRRVSQRFQEAQAKLSDIAARAQENFAGARLVRGYALEEREQRGFDDLNEEYVQLNLSLARVEAALPAVMGLLMAAAWLAILLIGGRLVIFGAGLSVGEYVAFTSYLALLAGPVVDFGRLLNIYQRGVTSWERLRRLLDARPLVRDSGRTDFSITGVQGDIEFRNVTLSIDGAQLLCGVNLRVPRGSSLGITGRTGSGKSLVAALIARQLDPTGGRVLIDGQDARELPLLVLRENIGFVPQEPFLFSDTLSENIAFGLPEARSLDEERALPMERVRWASGVAALEREVAKFPGQYDTLLGERGVTLSGGQRQRTAIARAVARQPRILILDDALSAVDTRTERRLLANLRELLHERTVLLVSHRVSALQHLDQIVVLDEGRVAEQGTHEELLARGGLYAELQRLQATSGGPGEEAEPV; translated from the coding sequence TTGCTGCAAGTCCTGAGCGAACTCGCGCCTTACCTGCGCCGTCACACCCGGCAGTACCTGCTGGGCACCGTAGCGGTCGTCATGACCGCCCTCTTCATCACCGCGACCCCGCGCGTGCTGGCGCTGGCCATCGACGCCCTGCGCAGCGGCGGGGCCGGAAATGGGGAATTGCGACGCTACGGCCTCACCATTGCGCTGCTGGCGCTGAGCGCCGCTGTTTTCAACCTGATGCAGCGCCGGCAGATGATCGTGGCCTCACGGCAGATTGAGGCCGAACTGCGTCACGATCTGTTCTCGCGCCTCACCACCCTCGACCGCGCTTTTTACGACCGCTCTCGCACGGGTGACCTGATGAACCTCATGACCAGCGACCTGGCGACGGTACGCGAAGTGCTGGGACCGGGCTTCAACATGGGCAGCCGCGTCACCCTGATCGCCGTGGGTGCCCTGATCGGCATGCTGGCGCTGCAACCCGCGCTGGGCGCATTGATCGCGGTCGCCGTGCCGGCCCTCATCGTGGTGGCCGCACTGTTGCGCCGCCGTGTCTCGCAGCGCTTTCAGGAAGCGCAGGCCAAGCTTTCCGACATCGCGGCGCGCGCCCAGGAGAACTTCGCGGGTGCGCGCCTGGTGCGCGGGTACGCACTGGAGGAGCGTGAGCAGCGCGGCTTTGACGACCTCAACGAGGAGTACGTGCAGCTGAACTTGTCGCTGGCGCGCGTCGAGGCGGCCCTGCCCGCCGTGATGGGCCTTCTGATGGCCGCCGCGTGGCTGGCCATTCTGCTGATCGGTGGTCGCCTGGTGATTTTCGGTGCAGGCCTCAGCGTCGGGGAGTACGTGGCTTTTACCAGCTACCTCGCCCTGCTGGCCGGACCGGTGGTGGATTTCGGACGGCTGCTCAACATCTATCAACGCGGCGTGACTTCGTGGGAGCGTTTGCGACGGCTGCTGGACGCCCGCCCGCTGGTCCGCGACTCGGGCCGCACCGACTTCTCGATTACCGGCGTGCAGGGAGACATCGAGTTTCGTAATGTCACGCTCAGCATCGACGGCGCCCAACTGCTGTGCGGCGTGAACTTGCGTGTACCGCGCGGCAGCAGCCTGGGCATCACGGGACGCACAGGGTCGGGCAAGTCCCTGGTGGCCGCGCTGATCGCCCGGCAGCTCGATCCCACAGGAGGCCGGGTTCTGATCGACGGACAGGACGCCCGCGAACTGCCCCTGCTGGTGCTGCGCGAAAACATCGGCTTCGTGCCGCAGGAACCCTTTCTGTTCAGCGACACCCTCAGCGAGAACATCGCCTTCGGCCTGCCCGAAGCGCGCAGCCTCGACGAAGAGCGCGCCCTGCCCATGGAGCGCGTACGCTGGGCCTCGGGTGTGGCGGCGCTGGAGCGCGAAGTGGCAAAATTTCCCGGACAGTACGACACCCTGCTGGGCGAGCGGGGCGTGACCCTGTCGGGCGGGCAGCGTCAACGTACCGCCATCGCGCGGGCGGTCGCGCGCCAGCCTCGCATTCTGATTCTCGACGACGCCCTCTCGGCCGTCGACACCCGGACCGAGCGCCGGTTGCTCGCCAACCTGCGTGAACTGCTGCATGAACGTACGGTGCTGCTCGTCTCGCACCGCGTATCGGCGCTGCAGCACCTCGATCAGATCGTCGTGCTCGACGAGGGCCGGGTGGCCGAGCAGGGAACTCACGAGGAGCTGCTGGCCCGAGGTGGCCTGTACGCCGAACTGCAGCGCCTGCAGGCCACCTCGGGCGGACCGGGCGAAGAGGCAGAGCCCGTATGA
- a CDS encoding aldo/keto reductase produces the protein METRDFGRTGLRVSALGFGAGQIGSQELSEQEVGTILNQAVDLGITLIDTARGYGLSEERIGRHLSGRRQEFVLSSKGGYGAEGAADWTPEAVRLGIEQALRRLNTDVIDIFHLHSCPLDTLRHDDLLAALERARAEGLIRVAAYSGENEALAWAVSSGRFGSVQTSVNLADQWSSQHVLPEARQRGLGVIAKRPIANAAWQYTERPTGQYAETYWLRLQEMRLDPGELAWDEFALRFSAFSPGVSSVIVGTASARRLERNVALLQRGPLDREHREYIQAKFARHGLHWAGEV, from the coding sequence ATGGAAACACGTGACTTCGGCCGCACCGGCCTGCGGGTCTCCGCACTCGGCTTCGGCGCCGGGCAGATTGGCAGCCAGGAACTCAGCGAGCAGGAAGTCGGGACCATCCTCAATCAAGCCGTCGACCTGGGCATCACCCTGATCGATACCGCCCGAGGTTACGGGCTGTCAGAGGAACGCATCGGACGGCACCTGAGCGGACGACGCCAGGAGTTCGTGCTGTCCAGTAAGGGGGGTTACGGTGCCGAGGGCGCAGCAGACTGGACTCCCGAGGCGGTGAGGCTCGGCATCGAGCAGGCGCTCAGACGCCTGAACACCGATGTCATCGACATTTTTCACCTGCATTCCTGCCCGCTCGACACCCTCAGGCACGATGACCTGCTCGCCGCGCTCGAACGGGCACGCGCAGAAGGGCTGATTCGCGTGGCGGCGTACAGCGGCGAAAACGAAGCGCTCGCCTGGGCCGTTTCATCCGGACGTTTTGGCAGCGTGCAGACCAGCGTCAATCTGGCCGACCAGTGGAGTTCCCAGCACGTTTTGCCCGAAGCCCGACAGCGCGGACTGGGCGTCATTGCCAAGCGGCCCATCGCGAACGCTGCCTGGCAGTACACCGAGCGTCCGACCGGACAATACGCCGAGACGTACTGGCTGCGTCTGCAGGAGATGCGACTCGATCCCGGTGAGCTGGCATGGGACGAGTTCGCCCTGCGTTTCAGTGCCTTCTCTCCCGGTGTGAGCAGCGTGATTGTCGGTACGGCCAGCGCCAGGCGTCTTGAGCGCAACGTGGCACTGCTGCAGCGGGGGCCTCTCGATCGGGAACACCGCGAGTACATCCAGGCCAAGTTCGCCCGGCATGGCCTTCATTGGGCAGGTGAAGTCTGA
- a CDS encoding ABC transporter ATP-binding protein: protein MTHDTPRTPSQHDPSEHELRVRLLAFVRPYWKTALLALAVMLTFALVDTALVSLLKRAVDQSLAPVGEFRDLSPAARYANLINIALLYGALALVAFAMRFAQVYVLTSLGQRVVRDLRHALFAKFQRLHLAYFDRNPVGRLMTRVTSDVDAIQQFLTQGLVGLAQDALLLVVFSSAMLLYDWRLALVAFTSLPVMLAVTAWLRVRMRTAFRETRTRHAILNAYLAENISGMGTVQLFGREKRNGQAFGKLNHALLRANLDTIKWYSLFYPAVALIAELGLALTLWYGGLRSLDGAVTIGTLVAMIELLRRLFVPLQDLADKFNILQAAMASAERIFEVLDEKEVLRDPPTPRPLTRLSGEVELRDVWFAYQDGDGEVAQDEWVLRGVNLHIRAGESVALVGATGAGKTSVISLVSRFYDVQRGAVLVDGVDVREFAQRDLRRSVGLVLQDVFLFTGTISSNLTLGNPEIPRERLIEVCRFVGAHDFIVELPHGYDSEVRERGATLSSGQKQLLAFARALIQNPDVILVLDEATANIDTETEQRLQSALEKLMLGRTSIIIAHRLSTIEHVDRIVVMRQGEIVEQGPHRELLARGGYYARLHAAQQHGATAAHD, encoded by the coding sequence ATGACGCACGACACGCCACGCACCCCTTCCCAACACGACCCTTCGGAGCACGAACTGCGCGTCCGCCTGCTGGCCTTTGTGCGGCCTTACTGGAAAACAGCCCTGCTGGCGCTGGCCGTGATGCTGACTTTTGCCCTGGTCGACACCGCCCTGGTCAGCCTGCTCAAGCGGGCGGTCGACCAGTCGCTCGCGCCGGTCGGTGAATTTCGTGACCTTTCCCCCGCAGCGCGCTACGCCAACCTCATCAACATCGCGCTGCTGTACGGCGCCCTGGCGCTGGTGGCCTTTGCGATGCGTTTCGCGCAGGTGTACGTGCTGACCTCGCTCGGTCAGCGGGTCGTGCGCGATTTGCGCCACGCCCTGTTCGCCAAGTTTCAGCGCCTGCACCTGGCCTATTTCGACCGCAATCCGGTCGGGCGCCTCATGACGCGCGTCACCAGCGATGTCGACGCCATTCAGCAGTTCCTGACCCAGGGCCTGGTGGGTCTGGCGCAGGACGCGCTGCTGCTGGTGGTGTTCTCCAGCGCGATGCTGCTTTACGACTGGCGTCTGGCACTCGTCGCCTTCACGTCATTGCCGGTGATGCTGGCCGTGACAGCCTGGCTGCGCGTCCGGATGCGCACGGCCTTTCGTGAGACCCGCACCCGGCACGCCATCCTGAACGCCTACCTGGCCGAGAACATCTCGGGAATGGGCACGGTGCAGTTGTTCGGGCGCGAAAAGCGCAACGGTCAGGCCTTCGGCAAACTCAACCATGCCCTGCTGCGCGCCAACCTCGATACCATCAAGTGGTACAGCCTGTTCTATCCGGCGGTCGCCCTCATCGCCGAACTGGGATTGGCCCTGACGCTGTGGTACGGCGGTCTACGCTCCCTGGACGGAGCGGTCACCATTGGCACGCTGGTCGCCATGATCGAGCTGCTGCGCCGCCTGTTCGTGCCGCTGCAGGATCTGGCCGACAAGTTCAACATTCTACAGGCCGCGATGGCCAGCGCCGAGCGGATCTTCGAAGTGCTCGACGAAAAAGAAGTGCTGCGCGATCCGCCCACGCCCCGGCCCTTGACGCGGCTGAGCGGCGAAGTGGAACTGCGCGACGTGTGGTTCGCGTATCAGGATGGCGACGGGGAGGTCGCCCAGGACGAGTGGGTGCTGCGCGGCGTGAATCTGCACATCCGCGCCGGTGAAAGCGTCGCGCTGGTGGGCGCCACGGGGGCGGGCAAGACCAGCGTGATCAGCCTGGTATCGCGCTTTTACGACGTGCAGCGCGGCGCGGTGCTGGTAGATGGGGTGGACGTGCGCGAATTCGCGCAGCGTGATCTGCGCCGCTCGGTGGGCCTCGTGCTGCAGGACGTGTTTTTGTTCACCGGTACCATTTCCAGCAACCTGACCCTCGGGAATCCCGAGATTCCCCGCGAGCGCCTGATCGAAGTGTGCCGCTTCGTGGGCGCGCACGACTTCATTGTGGAGTTGCCGCACGGGTATGACAGCGAAGTCCGTGAACGTGGCGCCACGCTGTCCAGCGGACAAAAGCAACTGCTGGCCTTCGCGCGGGCCCTGATTCAGAATCCGGACGTGATTCTGGTGCTGGACGAGGCGACCGCCAACATCGACACCGAAACCGAGCAGCGCCTGCAGAGCGCACTGGAAAAACTGATGCTGGGCCGCACCAGCATCATCATCGCGCACCGTCTGAGCACCATCGAGCACGTCGACCGCATCGTGGTGATGCGCCAGGGAGAGATCGTCGAGCAAGGACCGCACCGTGAGCTGCTCGCGCGCGGCGGCTACTACGCGCGCCTGCACGCAGCGCAACAGCACGGCGCGACTGCGGCGCACGACTGA
- a CDS encoding PrsW family intramembrane metalloprotease, whose amino-acid sequence MHRFRAVRQSILLEVSAVVVFVALIALLSPLLPPLSGTPLVLAGLLIALVPATLWLTAFYRQDRLDPEPKEYILGVFALGVVLALGVGQPLLRNVFHLQDWVGGSPFASLIGLIFVAGLTQEFLKYAAVRYGVFNTPEFDHPVDGIVYAATAGLGFATSLNVAYVLAGGVNLGMAALHVSISTLAHASFAGVMGYFLGRAKFEARPVLWLPGGLLLAATLNGVVSYALREVPFLTFTFNPWLGLLVAAIVALATFSFLFARIRSLEQTVTQRGGVL is encoded by the coding sequence ATGCATCGTTTTCGTGCGGTCAGGCAGTCCATCCTGCTGGAAGTCAGTGCTGTGGTGGTCTTCGTGGCCCTCATCGCGCTTCTTTCACCCTTGCTCCCCCCACTTTCCGGCACGCCGCTCGTGCTGGCAGGGCTGCTCATTGCCCTGGTCCCGGCCACGTTGTGGCTCACTGCCTTCTACCGGCAGGACCGTCTGGATCCCGAGCCCAAGGAATACATCCTGGGAGTATTCGCGCTGGGCGTAGTCCTGGCCCTGGGTGTCGGCCAGCCCCTCCTGCGCAACGTCTTTCACCTGCAGGACTGGGTGGGAGGCAGCCCCTTTGCCAGCCTGATCGGTTTGATTTTTGTGGCGGGCCTCACGCAGGAATTCCTGAAGTACGCCGCCGTCCGTTACGGGGTCTTCAACACACCAGAATTCGACCACCCGGTTGACGGCATCGTCTACGCCGCAACCGCCGGTCTGGGCTTCGCCACCTCCCTGAACGTCGCTTACGTTCTGGCGGGCGGCGTGAATCTGGGCATGGCCGCGCTGCACGTCTCGATTTCAACGTTGGCGCACGCGTCCTTCGCGGGGGTCATGGGGTATTTCCTCGGGCGCGCCAAGTTCGAGGCGCGGCCTGTCTTGTGGTTGCCCGGCGGTCTGCTGCTCGCCGCGACCCTGAACGGTGTGGTGTCGTACGCCCTTCGGGAAGTGCCCTTTTTGACCTTCACCTTCAATCCCTGGCTGGGCCTGCTGGTCGCGGCAATCGTGGCACTCGCGACCTTCTCGTTTCTGTTCGCTCGCATCCGTTCGCTGGAACAAACCGTCACGCAGCGTGGAGGCGTGCTGTGA
- a CDS encoding S1C family serine protease, whose product MQKILAGFGAVMAAVLALLLVIGLLAPDPDKPSENSRTPIIPVNPVQPGPGVASDTEIIAQAMRSSVKLWALDRHGKDIATCSGTIIDPSGLILTNYHCIGNQDARAEGGLQPGELYHPRGWLVVGPTVSDREVPKPTYFAKFLAGKRELDIALIQVFGVFTGDTNRPKPLAGQALPITPIVMGDGGEVKVGDAVTAIGYPGIGGDLITVTRGSVAGFDDHDGDGNIDAIKTDTEINPGNSGGLAINAAGRQIGIPTYYKDLGKSGTGKIGRFMMVNVAAPYITQARALANTVTAESSVVYTPAAQNDAPAAPSNATFGSIVIAQKMNEQGEAVGAGDVQPTGSTSIAGIFRYAGLQDGMNWGQVWTYNGQPAWGDPRGSTWESGAQGTFGVSLGAKPGQGLPDGTYELQLYLAGQLVQKRAFSIGGAAATPPAPPQPDPAQAGVSVSGRLIDADTKAGIPDAVVAFLKPGTDVQAWARANFDENLMVASARSGADGTYTASPLLARNATYPMVLLAKGYRARSVSLEVTADDPAALPLEDLALQRE is encoded by the coding sequence ATGCAAAAAATACTCGCGGGCTTTGGCGCGGTCATGGCCGCCGTTCTCGCCCTGCTTCTGGTGATCGGTCTCCTGGCTCCTGATCCGGATAAACCCTCCGAGAATTCCCGTACGCCCATCATCCCCGTCAATCCGGTGCAGCCCGGACCCGGGGTGGCAAGCGACACGGAGATCATCGCGCAGGCCATGCGCTCCAGCGTGAAACTCTGGGCGCTCGACCGTCACGGCAAAGACATCGCGACCTGCTCGGGAACCATCATCGATCCGTCCGGACTGATTCTCACGAATTACCACTGCATCGGCAACCAGGACGCGCGTGCAGAAGGTGGTCTGCAGCCCGGCGAACTGTACCACCCGCGCGGATGGCTGGTGGTGGGACCGACGGTCAGCGACCGTGAAGTTCCGAAACCCACCTACTTCGCCAAATTTCTGGCCGGCAAGCGTGAACTCGACATTGCCCTCATTCAGGTGTTCGGTGTGTTCACCGGTGACACCAACCGCCCGAAACCCCTGGCCGGGCAGGCGTTGCCGATCACGCCCATCGTGATGGGAGACGGTGGTGAAGTCAAAGTCGGTGACGCCGTCACGGCAATCGGCTATCCCGGCATCGGTGGCGACCTGATCACCGTCACGCGCGGCAGTGTCGCGGGGTTTGACGATCACGATGGCGACGGCAACATCGACGCCATCAAGACCGACACGGAAATCAATCCCGGCAACAGCGGTGGGCTGGCCATCAACGCGGCCGGTCGGCAGATTGGCATTCCCACGTACTACAAGGATCTGGGCAAAAGCGGAACCGGCAAGATCGGGCGCTTCATGATGGTGAACGTCGCCGCGCCTTACATCACCCAGGCCCGCGCGCTGGCGAACACCGTGACGGCGGAATCGAGCGTCGTGTATACCCCCGCCGCGCAGAACGACGCGCCCGCTGCCCCGTCCAACGCCACCTTCGGCAGCATCGTGATCGCCCAGAAGATGAACGAACAAGGAGAAGCGGTCGGCGCAGGTGACGTGCAGCCCACCGGCAGCACGAGCATCGCTGGCATCTTCCGGTACGCCGGATTGCAGGACGGCATGAACTGGGGTCAGGTGTGGACCTATAACGGGCAACCCGCCTGGGGTGATCCGCGCGGCAGCACCTGGGAATCAGGTGCTCAAGGTACTTTCGGGGTCAGCCTCGGTGCCAAGCCCGGCCAGGGACTGCCCGATGGAACCTATGAACTTCAGCTCTACCTGGCCGGGCAGCTGGTACAGAAACGCGCGTTCAGCATCGGGGGCGCTGCCGCCACGCCACCGGCTCCTCCCCAGCCCGATCCGGCGCAAGCGGGCGTCAGCGTCAGTGGCCGCCTGATCGACGCCGACACGAAGGCAGGCATTCCCGACGCGGTTGTGGCGTTTCTGAAGCCCGGTACGGACGTTCAGGCCTGGGCCCGTGCGAACTTCGACGAGAACCTGATGGTGGCCAGTGCCCGCTCCGGCGCCGACGGAACCTACACCGCCAGCCCACTCCTGGCCCGCAACGCCACCTACCCGATGGTGCTGCTCGCCAAAGGGTACCGCGCGCGCAGCGTCTCGCTCGAAGTCACCGCCGATGATCCCGCGGCGCTCCCACTCGAAGATCTGGCGTTGCAACGCGAGTAA
- a CDS encoding PaaI family thioesterase translates to MSDQPSHNGFPVPIPFLEFLGVQGRRAEDGSGEVELTLRPEHLNSFQMAHGGVTMTLLDVAMAMAARSLDGQGRGVVTIEMKSTFLQPGRGALRAVGRCIHTSRSLAFCEAQVTDEEGRPVARASGTFKFAAQPAVYPGADG, encoded by the coding sequence ATGAGCGACCAGCCATCCCACAACGGCTTTCCGGTGCCGATTCCCTTTCTGGAGTTTCTGGGTGTGCAGGGCCGCCGCGCCGAGGATGGAAGCGGCGAGGTGGAACTGACCCTGCGCCCCGAGCACCTCAACAGCTTTCAGATGGCCCACGGCGGCGTCACCATGACGCTGCTCGACGTGGCGATGGCCATGGCCGCCCGCTCGCTCGACGGGCAGGGGCGCGGCGTGGTGACCATCGAGATGAAGTCGACTTTTCTGCAGCCGGGACGGGGAGCGCTGCGCGCGGTGGGGCGCTGCATTCACACTTCGCGCAGCCTGGCCTTCTGTGAAGCGCAGGTCACCGACGAGGAGGGCCGCCCCGTGGCACGCGCTTCGGGCACGTTCAAGTTCGCGGCCCAGCCGGCGGTGTACCCCGGTGCGGATGGTTGA
- a CDS encoding AIM24 family protein: MHCEIVGSLAQHVLFEFERDDQLWLSNGSIMSHTRHVEWSLQVPAGLSGALRRSLSGEGMSLTHARATSPGQHLRAAPGTLGHIRAWDLSQGPLLTTRGAFLAAWGEVDISVTVARRAGAALFGGAGLFLQHLSGQGTVLIQGSGDLLEHKLHGGESQLVSTGHLAAFSASVDYGIEAVGGVRKLLFGGEGLFMTRLCGPGTAYLQSLKRASTAKAP, translated from the coding sequence ATGCACTGCGAGATCGTCGGTTCGCTTGCCCAGCACGTCCTGTTCGAATTCGAACGCGATGATCAGCTGTGGCTCAGTAACGGCTCGATCATGTCACACACCCGGCACGTCGAGTGGAGTCTGCAGGTACCTGCGGGCCTGTCGGGCGCGCTGCGCCGCTCACTGTCGGGCGAGGGCATGTCCTTGACCCACGCGCGGGCCACCTCGCCCGGTCAGCACCTGCGCGCCGCGCCGGGCACGCTGGGGCATATCCGCGCCTGGGACCTTTCGCAGGGACCGCTCCTCACCACGCGTGGCGCTTTCCTGGCCGCCTGGGGTGAGGTGGACATCTCGGTGACGGTTGCGCGCCGGGCAGGTGCGGCCCTGTTCGGGGGTGCGGGGCTGTTTTTGCAGCACCTCAGTGGACAGGGCACCGTGCTGATTCAGGGCAGCGGCGACCTGCTGGAGCACAAGCTGCACGGTGGTGAAAGCCAGCTGGTGAGCACGGGCCACCTGGCGGCGTTCAGTGCTTCGGTCGATTACGGTATCGAAGCGGTCGGAGGCGTGCGCAAGCTGCTGTTCGGCGGGGAGGGGCTCTTCATGACGCGCCTTTGCGGACCCGGAACGGCCTACCTGCAGTCGTTGAAACGGGCAAGCACGGCCAAGGCACCGTAA